One Loxodonta africana isolate mLoxAfr1 chromosome 8, mLoxAfr1.hap2, whole genome shotgun sequence DNA window includes the following coding sequences:
- the LOC135232279 gene encoding uncharacterized protein LOC135232279 yields HTPLFLPLLYTTLLHTILFHPLLNTALLTPHSSTPLYTTLLHTPLFHPPPIYHPSRHLTLPPPPLHCSPPHTTLPPRPIHRPPPHRPPPHPTLPRPSYIPPFSTPHSSTPSSTLLSSTHHSSTHLLYTTLLHTPLFHRVLYTALLHTALLHTPFFCPILYTALLPTPPFHPHLLHHPPPHPTLPPRPIHRPPPHPTLLPPPLHCAPPHPTLPPPSSTPHSSTASSTPPSSTPHSSSPSSTPPSSTPHSSTPFSTQPSSTPHSSFSSTLPSSTTHSSTPSSTLPSSNPTLLPPSSIPPFSTPHSPTSLLYTTLLHTSSLFHSPPLYRPPPHPTLPPPSLYDHPPHPTLPPPPLHPTLPPPPLQYPPPHHTLPPPPLHRPPPHPTLPPPLLYTTLLHTPLFHPLLYTVLLHTPLFHPLLYTTLLHTRLFHAPPLHHLPPHPTLSPPPLHCPLPHPTLSLPFYTTLLHTPPFHPLLYTALLHTPLCHPPLLRHPPPHATLPPPQHHPTPHPTLPPSSTPHSSTPPLHCPPPHPALLPPSSTPPFSTPQSSTPSSTPPSSTPLSTPLFYTTLLHNPLFHPSSKPPSSTPQSSIPSSTLPSSTPHSSSPLLYTTLLHTILFHPFLNTALLHTPLFYPPLHHPPPHPTLPPPSSTPILVTAFRAQHIQCASVLLCCHL; encoded by the coding sequence CACACCCcactcttcctccccctcctctaCACCACCCTCCTCCACACCATACTCTTCCACCCCCTCCTCAACACTGCCCTCCTCACACCCCACTCTTCTACCCCCCTCTACACCACCCTCCTCCACACCCCACTCTTCCACCCACCTCCTATATACCACCCTTCTCGACACCTCACTCTTCCACCCCCTCCTCTACACTGCTCTCCTCCACACACCACTCTTCCACCCCGTCCTATACACCGCCCTCCTCCACACCGTCCTCCTCCACACCCCACTCTACCACGCCCCTCCTATATACCACCCTTCTCAACACCTCACTCTTCCACCCCCTCCTCTACACTGCTCTCCTCCACACACCACTCTTCCACCCACCTCCTATACACCACCCTCCTCCACACGCCACTCTTCCACCGCGTCCTATACACCGCCCTCCTCCACACCGCCCTCCTCCacaccccattcttctgccccatCCTCTACActgccctcctccccaccccacccttccACCCCCATCTTCTACACCACCCTCCTCCACACCCCACTCTTCCACCCCGTCCTATACACCGCCCTCCTCCACACCCCACTCTTCTACCGCCTCCTCTACACTGCGCTCCTCCACACCCCACCCTTCCACCCCCCTCTTCCACACCCCACTCTTCCACCGCCTCTTCTACACCACCCTCCTCCACACCCcactcttcctccccctcctctaCACCGCCCTCCTCCACACCCCACTCTTCCACCCCCTTCTCTACACAGCCCTCCTCCACGCCccactcttccttctcctctacACTGCCCTCCTCCACAACCCACTCTTCTACCCCCTCCTCTACACTgccctcctccaaccccactcTTCTACCCCCCTCCTCTATACCACCCTTCTCCACACCCCACTCTCCTACCTCCCTCCTCTACACCACTCTCCTCCACACCTCCTCACTCTTTCACTCCCCTCCTCTATACCGCCCTCCTCCACACCCCACTCTTCCACCCCCTTCCCTATATGACCATCCTCCACACCCCACTCTTCCACCCCCTCCTCTACACCCcactcttcctccccctcctctaCAGTATCCTCCTCCACACCATACTCTTCCACCCCCTCCTCTACACCGCCCTCCTCCACACCCCACTCTTCCTCCCCCCCTCCTCTACACCACGCTCCTCCACACCCCACTCTTCCACCCCCTCCTCTACACCGTCCTCCTCCACACCCCACTCTTCCACCCCCTCCTCTACACCACCCTCCTCCACACACGACTCTTCCACGCCCCTCCTCTACACCACCTTCCTCCACACCCCACTCTTTCACCCCCTCCTCTACACTGTCCTCTTCCACACCCCACTCTTTCACTCCCCTTTTACACCACCCTCCTCCACACCCCACCCTTCCACCCCCTCCTCTACACCGCCCTCCTCCACACACCACTCTGCCACCCCCCTCTTCTACGCCACCCTCCTCCACACGCCACTCTCCCCCCTCCTCAACACCACCCTACTCCACACCCCACTCTTCCACCCTCCTCCACACCCCACTCTTCCACCCCTCCTCTACACTGCCCTCCTCCACATCCCGCTCTTCTACCCCCCTCCTCTACACCACCCTTCTCCACACCCCAGTCTTCTACCCCTTCCTCTACACCACCCTCCTCCACACCCCTTTCCACCCCCCTCTTCTACACCACCCTCCTCCACAACCCACTCTTCCACCCCTCCTCTAAACCACCCTCCTCCACACCCCAGTCTTCTATCCCCTCCTCTACACTGCCCTCCTCCACACCCCACTCTTCCTCCCCCCTCCTCTACACCACCCTCCTCCACACCATACTCTTCCACCCCTTCCTCAACACTGCCCTCCTCCACACCCCGCTCTTCTACCCCCCTCTACACCACCCTCCTCCACACCCCACTCTTCCACCTCCCTCCTCTACACC